One window of Saccharopolyspora phatthalungensis genomic DNA carries:
- a CDS encoding polysaccharide deacetylase family protein has product MSTAWPDQSSVAVMITVAYEQWSRHHWPVYAPMATSWPLPPGTLDLHSMSWADYGTTTGVWRLLDILAERGIRATWPTNALAVERAPEAVRSICAAGHEIAGHSLAQDVMVSSLDRDAELQNIRRCTAAFEELTGVRPRGWLSPRATASPRTAELLAQCGYVWWSDHNDHDLPQVVNTASGSLVAIMHSDVTDVRAASAGPRGVRDIYCDTFDYLLSTGRPEVLNVTVHAHVSGRPAMAAAFEQILDHIQSAGSAVWIATHAEIASWILEQHKPS; this is encoded by the coding sequence GTGTCGACGGCCTGGCCGGACCAGAGCTCAGTCGCCGTCATGATCACGGTCGCCTACGAGCAGTGGTCCCGTCATCATTGGCCGGTCTACGCCCCGATGGCGACGTCGTGGCCGCTACCGCCCGGCACCCTGGATCTGCACAGCATGTCGTGGGCCGACTACGGCACGACGACCGGCGTGTGGCGACTCCTGGACATCCTCGCCGAGCGCGGAATCCGGGCCACCTGGCCGACGAACGCGCTGGCCGTCGAGCGGGCACCGGAGGCCGTCCGTTCCATTTGCGCCGCCGGCCACGAGATCGCCGGGCACTCGCTGGCCCAGGACGTCATGGTGTCATCGCTCGACCGGGACGCGGAACTGCAGAACATCCGGCGCTGCACGGCGGCGTTCGAAGAACTCACCGGAGTCCGGCCCCGGGGCTGGCTCAGCCCGCGCGCCACGGCCTCACCACGAACGGCAGAGCTGCTGGCGCAGTGCGGATACGTGTGGTGGAGCGACCACAACGACCACGACTTGCCGCAGGTTGTGAACACAGCAAGCGGATCGCTCGTCGCGATCATGCACAGCGACGTGACGGACGTGCGGGCGGCCTCGGCCGGGCCGCGAGGCGTTCGCGACATCTACTGCGACACGTTCGACTACCTGCTGTCCACCGGACGACCAGAGGTGCTGAACGTCACCGTCCACGCGCATGTGAGCGGGCGGCCGGCGATGGCCGCAGCCTTCGAGCAGATCCTCGACCACATCCAATCCGCGGGCTCCGCCGTGTGGATCGCGACCCACGCCGAGATCGCGTCCTGGATTCTCGAACAGCACAAGCCGTCGTAG
- a CDS encoding GlxA family transcriptional regulator: MPHRVAVLALDGVKPFDLGIPGQVLEQAADASGRPLYSVSICSLGGRPVRTNQGFIVSPEHDERLLAEADTVVIATQDPRRDMLGRGPLSPDLVAALASIPATTRVVSLCSSAFVLAAAGMLDGLSATTHWALCAEFAQRFPLVDVNPGVLFVDNGRVLTASGAAAGIDLCLHLVRRDFGVDAANAAARRCVVAPWREGGQAQFIEHPVPVHGDSSTSSTRQWAVERLAEPLRLADLARHAHMSVRTFTRKFRAEVGQSPQQWITRQRVDRARRLLETTDLTINEIATAVGFADPVQLRTHLRAAIGLSPHAYRRAYSVTRWSDGETAVPGAKTS, encoded by the coding sequence ATGCCGCATCGGGTCGCCGTCCTCGCGCTGGACGGAGTCAAACCTTTCGATCTGGGAATCCCCGGTCAGGTCCTCGAACAGGCGGCCGACGCCTCGGGGCGGCCGTTGTACTCGGTCTCCATCTGCTCTTTGGGCGGTCGGCCGGTGCGCACCAATCAGGGCTTCATCGTGTCGCCGGAGCACGACGAGCGCCTGCTCGCTGAGGCCGACACGGTCGTGATCGCGACCCAGGATCCGAGGCGCGACATGCTGGGCCGCGGTCCCCTCTCGCCCGACCTCGTCGCGGCGCTCGCCTCGATTCCCGCGACGACGCGGGTGGTCAGTCTGTGCAGCTCGGCCTTCGTGCTCGCGGCGGCGGGCATGCTGGACGGCCTGAGCGCCACGACGCACTGGGCGTTGTGCGCCGAGTTCGCGCAGCGATTCCCGCTCGTCGACGTGAATCCGGGCGTGCTGTTCGTGGACAACGGTCGGGTCCTCACCGCCTCCGGTGCCGCCGCCGGTATCGACCTGTGCCTGCACCTGGTGCGTCGCGACTTCGGAGTCGACGCTGCCAACGCCGCGGCCCGCCGCTGCGTGGTCGCGCCGTGGCGCGAGGGCGGTCAGGCGCAGTTCATCGAGCATCCCGTGCCCGTCCACGGCGACAGCTCGACCTCGTCCACCCGACAGTGGGCCGTCGAACGGCTGGCCGAGCCGTTGCGCTTGGCAGACCTCGCCCGGCACGCCCACATGAGCGTTCGGACCTTCACCCGGAAGTTCCGCGCCGAGGTGGGACAGAGTCCGCAGCAGTGGATTACCCGCCAGCGCGTCGACCGCGCCCGCCGCCTGCTGGAAACGACCGACCTGACCATCAACGAGATCGCGACGGCGGTCGGGTTCGCCGACCCGGTCCAGCTCCGCACCCACCTCCGAGCGGCCATCGGACTGTCCCCGCACGCGTACCGGCGCGCCTACTCAGTGACACGGTGGTCGGACGGCGAGACAGCGGTCCCCGGGGCGAAGACGAGCTGA
- a CDS encoding amidohydrolase family protein has protein sequence MHAHAWLPEVESLVKGRPEYAAHADLEELRAGGESIEVSKRRFGERWERLTDVHTRIEVMAAAQVNVQVVSVSPTQYHSWADSALAWDLAQTTNEGIRAHCAVYSDRLCGLGVAPLRHPAVAVAALEHAVGCGLRGVEISSHVPYRLGGGTIELSDPGLDPLWKRAEELDAVVFLHPWGCTLDARLDRWYLSNSVGQPVEHAVALSHLIFGGVLDRFPRLRLLAAHGGGYLPAFLGRNDHAWRNRPEAKGCRQLPSTYLQRIWFDSLVHTPESLRALVRAAGPNRVVLGSDYPFDMGVEDPVQRLQEAVSDPVTAAAIKGGNAANLNLLPASRRTGRRLESPAPGHW, from the coding sequence GTGCACGCGCACGCCTGGCTGCCGGAAGTCGAGTCCCTGGTGAAGGGCCGTCCGGAATATGCGGCACATGCGGATCTCGAAGAGTTGCGTGCGGGCGGGGAATCGATCGAGGTGAGCAAGCGCCGTTTCGGCGAACGCTGGGAGCGGCTGACCGATGTGCATACCCGCATTGAAGTGATGGCCGCGGCCCAGGTGAATGTCCAGGTCGTCTCGGTGTCGCCCACCCAGTATCATTCCTGGGCGGATTCCGCGCTTGCCTGGGATCTGGCGCAAACCACCAACGAAGGCATCCGGGCACACTGTGCTGTCTATTCCGACCGATTGTGCGGCCTGGGGGTGGCGCCGCTGCGGCATCCCGCGGTCGCCGTGGCCGCCTTGGAGCACGCCGTGGGCTGCGGACTGCGTGGGGTCGAGATTTCCTCGCACGTACCCTATCGGCTGGGCGGCGGGACGATCGAACTGTCCGACCCTGGACTGGACCCGCTGTGGAAACGCGCCGAAGAACTCGATGCCGTCGTTTTTCTCCATCCCTGGGGATGCACGCTCGACGCGCGCCTTGACCGCTGGTATCTGTCCAATTCAGTCGGGCAACCGGTCGAGCATGCGGTCGCTTTGTCGCACTTGATATTCGGCGGTGTCCTGGACCGTTTTCCCCGACTGCGTCTGCTCGCCGCACATGGCGGTGGATATCTGCCGGCTTTTCTCGGGCGGAATGACCATGCCTGGCGCAACCGGCCGGAAGCCAAGGGATGTCGGCAGTTGCCGAGTACCTACCTGCAACGGATTTGGTTCGACTCGCTAGTCCACACCCCCGAGTCGTTGCGCGCCCTGGTCCGTGCCGCAGGCCCCAACCGGGTCGTCCTCGGCTCGGATTACCCGTTCGACATGGGTGTCGAAGATCCGGTGCAGCGCTTGCAAGAGGCGGTGTCCGACCCGGTCACCGCCGCGGCCATCAAGGGTGGCAACGCGGCGAACCTCAACCTGCTGCCCGCGTCGCGGCGCACCGGTCGACGACTAGAAAGCCCTGCCCCCGGCCACTGGTGA
- a CDS encoding ATP-binding protein, whose amino-acid sequence MTDVSAQRLPEKWPTEVTSFVGRRKELSQVRQALSSSRLVSLTGVGGVGKTRLASRAAWNMRRAFPDDVWLVELAGLEDEGLVPQAIVSALGIHDQSTRWTAETVAERVADRRLLLVLDNCEHVLHTCALTVAALLERCPKLRILVTSRQALGIAGESILPVSALECPDADSGVRPSALAGYEAIALFSDRAKAVLPDFVLDDRNGRVASGICRRLDGIPLAIELATVSLKVLSPEQVLRRLDDRFSLLTTGNRAAQPRHQTLRALIEWSCDLCSSNEKKLWARTSVFADSFDLDGAEAVCADENLAQADVLGALAGLVDKSILIRDDRGDQARYRLLETIRQYGRDMLRHSGQETPVRQRHRDWCLNLAEQMQQHWFGPNQARWFARLRTEHANIRTALEFCLNEPTGTVAGTRIADALSDYWRVSGLTSEGRRWCDRILQQGTEKDGDRLRLLISASYLALLQSDVPAAATLISEARTLTADHDGDTAALLRVAEALNAALQGDFSNAVKFCEEVIPRLRFSGDLPWFSTALVVLGVSASLHGDSERVTAAYEELLALSREYGESWRCSYALWGLGVEAWRQGQPQRAATLARESHDLQQAFNDHHCTGLCVETLAWVATSENRHDDAAQLFGTAETIRREAGAPLLTFFSHYHDECEQRTRHALGDDQYRRRYAQGADVSLEQAIAYARGKPPRTAPAPRQKPGAGLSRREREIAELVRQGMSNKQIASNLVISQRTAEAHVEHILIKLGFTSRSQIAVWATEHDNTPHAS is encoded by the coding sequence ATGACCGACGTGTCCGCGCAGCGCTTGCCGGAAAAATGGCCGACCGAGGTCACCAGCTTCGTCGGCCGGCGCAAAGAGCTGAGCCAGGTCAGGCAGGCGCTGTCCTCCTCCCGGCTGGTCAGCCTGACCGGCGTGGGCGGCGTGGGCAAGACCAGGCTGGCCTCGCGCGCCGCCTGGAACATGCGGCGAGCCTTCCCCGACGATGTCTGGCTGGTCGAACTCGCGGGCCTGGAAGACGAGGGGCTCGTTCCCCAAGCGATCGTGTCCGCACTGGGCATCCACGATCAGTCCACACGCTGGACCGCCGAGACAGTAGCCGAGCGTGTCGCGGACCGGCGTCTGCTGCTGGTGCTCGACAACTGCGAACATGTGCTTCACACCTGCGCGCTCACCGTGGCGGCCCTGCTCGAACGGTGCCCTAAACTGCGGATCCTGGTCACCAGCCGCCAGGCGCTCGGCATCGCCGGCGAGTCCATCCTGCCGGTCTCCGCCCTGGAATGCCCGGATGCCGACAGCGGTGTCAGGCCCAGTGCGTTGGCCGGTTACGAAGCTATCGCGCTGTTTTCGGACCGTGCGAAAGCGGTCCTGCCGGACTTCGTCCTCGATGACCGCAACGGACGTGTCGCCTCCGGCATCTGCCGACGACTGGACGGCATTCCCCTGGCAATCGAACTGGCGACGGTGAGCCTGAAAGTGCTGTCCCCCGAGCAAGTCCTGCGACGGCTGGACGACCGGTTCAGCCTGCTCACTACCGGCAACAGGGCCGCGCAGCCGCGACATCAGACGCTGCGCGCCCTGATCGAATGGAGTTGCGATCTGTGCTCCAGCAACGAGAAGAAGCTGTGGGCACGTACCTCTGTCTTCGCCGACAGCTTCGATCTCGACGGTGCCGAGGCGGTCTGCGCGGACGAAAACCTGGCCCAAGCCGACGTTCTAGGCGCACTGGCGGGACTGGTGGACAAGTCGATCCTCATCCGCGATGACCGTGGCGACCAGGCCCGGTACCGGCTGCTGGAGACCATCCGGCAGTACGGCCGCGACATGCTGCGACATTCCGGCCAGGAGACGCCGGTCCGCCAACGGCACCGGGACTGGTGCCTGAACCTGGCCGAGCAGATGCAGCAGCACTGGTTCGGCCCCAATCAAGCCCGTTGGTTTGCACGCCTGCGAACCGAACACGCCAACATTCGCACCGCACTCGAATTCTGCCTGAACGAGCCGACAGGTACCGTGGCTGGAACGCGCATCGCCGACGCCCTCAGCGACTACTGGCGCGTTAGCGGACTCACTAGTGAAGGCCGCCGCTGGTGCGACCGAATCCTTCAGCAAGGCACCGAGAAAGACGGCGACCGGCTGCGTTTGCTCATTAGTGCCAGCTATCTCGCCCTTCTGCAAAGCGATGTTCCCGCAGCAGCCACTCTCATCAGCGAGGCCCGCACGCTCACTGCCGACCACGACGGAGACACAGCCGCACTGCTCCGGGTTGCCGAAGCCCTCAACGCAGCGCTGCAAGGCGACTTCTCAAATGCGGTTAAGTTCTGCGAAGAAGTGATTCCCCGGCTGCGGTTTTCCGGGGACCTGCCCTGGTTTTCCACCGCCCTCGTCGTCCTCGGCGTCAGCGCCTCACTGCACGGCGACTCAGAACGCGTCACCGCCGCATACGAGGAACTTCTCGCGCTCTCACGCGAATACGGCGAAAGCTGGCGCTGCTCGTACGCCCTCTGGGGCCTCGGCGTTGAGGCCTGGCGGCAAGGCCAGCCGCAACGAGCCGCCACACTCGCCCGCGAAAGCCACGACCTCCAGCAGGCATTCAACGACCACCACTGCACCGGACTGTGCGTCGAAACGCTCGCATGGGTCGCCACAAGCGAAAACCGCCACGACGACGCCGCCCAGCTGTTCGGCACCGCCGAAACCATCCGCCGCGAAGCCGGCGCACCACTGCTGACCTTCTTCAGCCACTACCACGACGAATGCGAACAACGGACCCGCCACGCTCTCGGCGACGACCAGTACCGCCGCCGCTACGCCCAAGGTGCGGACGTCAGCCTCGAACAAGCCATCGCCTACGCCCGCGGCAAACCGCCACGCACCGCGCCCGCTCCCCGGCAAAAGCCGGGCGCAGGCCTTAGCCGACGCGAGCGGGAAATCGCCGAACTCGTGCGCCAAGGCATGAGCAACAAGCAAATCGCCAGCAACCTGGTCATCTCCCAGCGCACCGCCGAAGCCCACGTCGAGCACATTCTCATCAAACTCGGCTTCACCTCACGCTCCCAAATCGCAGTCTGGGCCACCGAGCACGACAACACCCCGCACGCCAGCTAG
- a CDS encoding aminotransferase class I/II-fold pyridoxal phosphate-dependent enzyme: MIPRALRQLAGDSASGAPVVVEGGSPGHVRVESTDLINMASNDYLGLARHPRVVAAAGDAIRRWGLGTASTRPLSGTTGLHRRLEQRLADWSGTDDAVLFGSCWTANAAVFEMLAELSNRVGATLAVFSDQLNHASIIDAIRAQRATLSHLSRYERGSEASLRDGLAGQPATAVKVIVTDGVFSMEGDQADLATLVKLADEHDALLVVDDSHGLGVVGTTGRGTAEAQGVLCSVDVVTGTLGKALGGASGGFVATTSDLSAWLRTGSRPFVFSNNPSVPVVAGALAALDILSDDSEPLATLRSRTDQLRRGVAGLGLPSVSGDHPIVPVIIGDDDAAREVSRSLRRLGVFATALTFPIVARGAARLRLQASAAHTVEDIDRVLDALDRACAQRGMLPARARNSAPADASSRFDDGSGS; the protein is encoded by the coding sequence ATGATTCCGCGCGCGCTGAGACAACTCGCCGGAGATTCCGCGTCCGGCGCCCCGGTGGTCGTCGAGGGCGGCTCGCCAGGGCATGTACGGGTCGAGTCGACCGACCTGATCAACATGGCGTCGAACGATTATCTGGGTCTCGCGCGGCACCCACGGGTGGTCGCGGCGGCCGGCGACGCGATACGGCGGTGGGGCCTGGGCACCGCGTCGACGCGGCCCCTGTCCGGCACGACCGGCCTGCATCGCCGGCTCGAACAGCGGCTCGCCGACTGGAGCGGGACCGACGACGCGGTGCTGTTCGGGTCCTGCTGGACCGCGAACGCCGCAGTCTTCGAGATGCTGGCCGAACTGTCGAACCGAGTCGGTGCGACCCTCGCCGTATTCTCCGATCAGCTCAACCACGCGAGCATCATCGACGCGATCCGGGCGCAGCGGGCGACCCTGTCGCACTTGAGCCGATACGAACGGGGCTCGGAAGCGTCCTTACGGGACGGACTCGCCGGGCAGCCCGCGACCGCCGTGAAGGTCATCGTGACCGACGGGGTCTTCAGCATGGAAGGTGACCAGGCCGACCTGGCGACGCTCGTCAAGCTGGCGGACGAACACGATGCCCTGCTGGTGGTCGACGACTCCCACGGCCTCGGGGTCGTCGGAACCACGGGCCGGGGCACGGCCGAAGCTCAAGGTGTCCTGTGCAGTGTCGACGTCGTAACCGGGACCCTCGGCAAGGCGCTGGGCGGCGCTTCGGGCGGATTTGTCGCGACCACGTCCGATCTGTCGGCGTGGCTGCGCACCGGCTCCCGACCGTTCGTCTTCTCCAACAACCCTTCGGTTCCCGTCGTCGCCGGTGCTCTAGCGGCCCTCGACATCCTTAGCGACGACTCCGAGCCCCTGGCCACCCTGCGCAGCCGCACCGACCAACTGCGGCGCGGTGTCGCTGGCCTCGGGCTGCCGAGCGTGTCCGGAGACCATCCGATCGTGCCGGTGATCATCGGCGACGACGACGCTGCGCGCGAGGTGAGCCGGTCGTTGCGACGGCTCGGCGTGTTCGCGACCGCGCTCACCTTCCCGATCGTGGCCCGCGGTGCGGCGCGGCTGCGTCTGCAGGCGTCGGCCGCGCACACGGTCGAGGACATCGACCGTGTCCTCGATGCGCTCGACCGCGCGTGTGCGCAGCGGGGGATGCTGCCCGCCCGCGCGCGAAATTCGGCTCCGGCCGACGCGTCGAGCAGGTTCGATGACGGGAGCGGCTCTTGA
- a CDS encoding NDMA-dependent alcohol dehydrogenase, which translates to MKTRAAICWEQNTEWTVEEIDLDPPQSGEVLVRMGGSGLCRSDEHILRGDLPFPLPMIGGHEGAGVVEEVGPGVRGLEPGDHVVFGFIAACGRCPACSTGHQNLCDLGMYMPEGWQVSDHTARHHARGQDLRTTCMLGTFAEHSVVNEANCIKIEQDVPLDRACLLGCGVVTGWGSAVNAGEVRAGDTVVVIGIGGIGINAVQGAALAGAERILAVDPVQYKRDRAPEFGATHVAHDTDEGFALLQELTRGRLADVVINTKDLGTGSDIGDALRLCGKRGRVVVTNVHNAEESTVSMNPLDLTLMEKQVRGALFGSANPRVDIPRLLDLYRNDKLKLDELITHRYKLNEVNDGYEDMRQGRILRGVITF; encoded by the coding sequence GTGAAGACCCGTGCCGCGATTTGTTGGGAACAAAATACTGAGTGGACGGTCGAGGAGATCGACCTCGATCCACCGCAATCGGGAGAGGTACTGGTGCGGATGGGAGGGTCCGGCCTCTGCCGCTCCGACGAGCACATCCTGCGCGGCGATCTGCCGTTTCCGTTGCCGATGATCGGGGGCCACGAGGGCGCCGGCGTCGTCGAGGAGGTCGGACCGGGTGTGCGCGGGCTCGAACCGGGCGACCACGTCGTCTTCGGATTCATCGCCGCATGCGGCCGATGCCCGGCATGCTCGACCGGCCATCAGAACCTGTGCGACCTGGGCATGTACATGCCCGAGGGCTGGCAGGTCAGCGACCACACCGCTCGGCATCACGCGCGGGGACAAGATCTGCGAACGACCTGCATGCTGGGAACGTTTGCCGAGCACTCCGTGGTGAACGAGGCCAACTGCATCAAGATCGAACAGGACGTGCCGCTCGACCGTGCCTGCCTTCTCGGTTGCGGCGTCGTGACGGGATGGGGATCGGCCGTCAACGCCGGCGAGGTGCGCGCCGGAGACACCGTCGTCGTCATCGGAATAGGCGGCATCGGCATCAATGCCGTCCAAGGGGCGGCCCTGGCCGGGGCCGAGCGCATCCTGGCCGTCGATCCCGTCCAGTACAAGCGGGATCGCGCACCCGAGTTCGGCGCGACCCACGTGGCCCACGACACCGATGAGGGTTTTGCCCTGCTGCAGGAGCTCACCCGCGGCCGACTCGCGGACGTCGTGATCAATACCAAAGACCTGGGCACGGGATCGGACATCGGCGACGCGCTACGGCTGTGCGGCAAGCGCGGCCGTGTCGTCGTCACCAACGTGCACAACGCCGAGGAGTCGACGGTCTCGATGAACCCCCTCGACCTGACGCTGATGGAAAAGCAGGTGCGTGGAGCCCTGTTCGGCTCGGCCAACCCGCGCGTCGACATCCCGCGCCTGCTGGATCTCTACCGCAACGACAAGCTCAAGCTCGACGAACTGATCACGCACCGGTACAAGCTCAACGAGGTGAACGATGGCTATGAGGACATGCGGCAGGGCAGGATTCTGCGCGGCGTCATCACCTTCTGA
- a CDS encoding aldehyde dehydrogenase gives MTTDQHSFFIDGRWRSPASDRRITVIDASTEEVLGGVPEGQEADIDAAVSAARRAFDDPTGWSNWEPTARAEVMRRLADALDARKDELTRTVCRENGMPMALAEVLEGALPSLLLRYYADLICATPSEEHRDGLLGRPVIVRREPVGVAAAIVPWNAPQTLASLKYAPALAAGATVVLKPSPEAPLDSVFFAEALIEAGVPDGVINIVPAGREVGAYLVAHPGIDKVAFTGSTAAGRAVAETCGRLLRPATLELGGKSAAIVLEDADLDSEAMQQELFAATMMNNGQACFASTRVLAPRSRYAEVVDAVSSLAESLKVGDPLDPTTQVGPLATARQRDRVEAYIAKGKDEGSRLTVGGGRPGHLDRGWYVEPTVFADVDNRQVIAQEEIFGPVLVITPYEDEQDAIRLANDSDFGLGGSVWTRDAEHGRDIARRIRTGSIGVNHYMSDPIAPFGGVRASGLGREFGPEGLANYQQLKSIYL, from the coding sequence ATGACCACGGACCAGCATTCGTTCTTCATCGACGGCAGGTGGCGCAGCCCCGCCTCCGACCGGCGCATCACCGTCATCGACGCCAGCACTGAAGAGGTGCTTGGCGGCGTGCCGGAGGGACAGGAAGCGGACATCGACGCGGCCGTCTCAGCCGCGCGACGCGCGTTCGACGACCCGACCGGTTGGTCGAACTGGGAGCCGACCGCGCGCGCCGAAGTGATGCGCCGCCTGGCTGACGCACTCGACGCGCGCAAGGACGAGCTCACGCGCACTGTCTGCCGGGAGAACGGCATGCCGATGGCTCTCGCCGAGGTGCTTGAGGGCGCATTGCCGTCGCTGCTGCTGCGCTACTACGCCGACCTGATCTGCGCGACGCCGAGCGAGGAGCACCGGGACGGGCTGCTGGGTCGCCCAGTGATCGTGCGCCGAGAACCGGTAGGCGTCGCGGCGGCCATCGTGCCGTGGAACGCTCCGCAGACGCTGGCGTCGCTCAAGTACGCCCCCGCGCTCGCAGCCGGTGCCACAGTGGTCCTTAAGCCATCACCGGAAGCGCCGCTCGACTCGGTGTTCTTCGCCGAGGCGCTGATCGAGGCCGGGGTGCCTGACGGCGTCATCAACATCGTGCCGGCGGGTCGCGAGGTCGGTGCCTACCTCGTGGCGCACCCCGGCATCGACAAGGTGGCGTTCACCGGCTCGACCGCTGCCGGCCGGGCCGTCGCCGAGACCTGCGGACGGCTGCTGCGACCGGCGACGCTCGAACTGGGGGGCAAGTCGGCCGCGATCGTGCTGGAGGACGCCGACCTGGACTCCGAGGCCATGCAGCAGGAGTTGTTCGCGGCCACGATGATGAACAACGGCCAGGCATGTTTCGCCAGCACCAGGGTGCTTGCACCGCGCAGCCGGTACGCCGAGGTGGTCGATGCTGTGTCGTCGCTCGCCGAATCCCTCAAGGTCGGCGACCCTCTCGATCCGACGACGCAGGTAGGGCCGTTGGCCACCGCCCGCCAGCGTGATCGGGTGGAGGCATACATCGCGAAGGGCAAGGACGAGGGCTCCCGGCTGACCGTGGGCGGCGGTCGGCCGGGTCATCTCGACCGCGGCTGGTACGTAGAGCCGACCGTCTTCGCCGACGTGGACAACCGTCAGGTGATCGCCCAGGAGGAAATCTTCGGCCCGGTCCTCGTGATCACCCCCTACGAGGACGAGCAGGACGCGATCCGGCTGGCCAACGACTCCGACTTCGGGCTCGGCGGATCGGTGTGGACCCGCGACGCCGAGCACGGACGCGACATCGCCCGCAGGATCCGCACCGGATCCATCGGCGTCAACCACTACATGTCCGATCCCATCGCCCCCTTCGGCGGCGTGCGGGCCAGCGGTCTCGGCCGCGAGTTCGGTCCCGAGGGGCTAGCCAACTACCAGCAGCTGAAGTCCATCTATCTCTGA
- a CDS encoding DUF418 domain-containing protein — protein sequence MLLVIVLGNAHVFLYGHKIGVRRYPIFEEVPDQVLALFQMTFVDGRGYPMFAALFGYGLVQLARRQARLGLEPRAVRRILRRRGCGLVLLGFAHALFLFSGDIIGAYGMLAVLLTGVVVGASDRALLLIAGIWMIPAAFYGALQGIPVPEHAPPLESSISTSAPLKAAGFRVEEWGKQSPVQVSFSLISPMLIGAWAGRRRLLDEPERYQRCLRGVAVLGVGAAVAGGLPMALMASEVWTEPTPVANIVAGVLHAVTGYAGGVGYAALAGLIAIRLSVRQGPVVRAMKACGQRSMTCYLGQSVLLVAVLPAYGGGLGDHLGVAEAAVLAVLIWCVVVAMADIMRRLSVRGPAEVLLRRVTYGRASAAKH from the coding sequence ATGCTCTTGGTGATCGTGCTCGGAAACGCACACGTGTTCCTATACGGGCACAAGATCGGTGTGCGCCGGTACCCGATCTTCGAAGAAGTTCCGGACCAAGTGCTCGCGCTGTTCCAGATGACATTCGTGGACGGTCGGGGGTACCCGATGTTCGCCGCTTTGTTCGGTTACGGCCTCGTTCAGCTTGCGCGGCGGCAGGCGAGGTTAGGGCTTGAACCGCGCGCCGTTCGGCGGATTCTGCGACGGCGGGGTTGCGGACTCGTTTTGCTTGGTTTCGCGCACGCGCTGTTTCTGTTCTCGGGCGATATCATCGGCGCGTATGGGATGCTTGCCGTCCTTCTGACGGGCGTTGTCGTGGGGGCGAGCGACAGGGCATTGTTGTTGATTGCGGGCATATGGATGATTCCGGCGGCGTTCTACGGTGCTCTGCAGGGGATACCGGTGCCTGAGCACGCCCCGCCGCTGGAGTCGTCGATCTCGACTTCCGCCCCGTTGAAGGCTGCGGGATTCCGCGTGGAGGAATGGGGAAAACAGTCGCCCGTGCAGGTGTCATTCAGTCTGATTTCGCCGATGTTGATTGGCGCCTGGGCAGGTCGCCGCCGCCTGCTCGACGAGCCCGAGCGGTATCAGCGATGCCTCCGAGGTGTCGCGGTTCTGGGGGTAGGCGCGGCCGTGGCTGGCGGGTTGCCAATGGCCCTGATGGCTTCCGAGGTGTGGACGGAACCGACCCCGGTGGCGAACATCGTGGCAGGCGTGCTGCATGCGGTGACCGGTTACGCGGGTGGTGTGGGATATGCGGCGCTGGCCGGACTGATTGCAATACGGCTCAGCGTGCGGCAAGGTCCCGTGGTCAGAGCGATGAAGGCCTGCGGGCAGCGGTCGATGACGTGCTACCTCGGCCAGTCTGTCCTCCTCGTGGCTGTGCTGCCGGCATATGGCGGTGGGCTAGGGGACCATCTGGGGGTAGCGGAAGCGGCGGTGCTGGCGGTGCTGATTTGGTGTGTAGTCGTTGCCATGGCCGACATCATGCGGCGACTGAGCGTGCGGGGCCCGGCAGAGGTTCTGCTGCGCCGAGTGACCTATGGGCGTGCCTCCGCAGCGAAACACTAG